In one window of Henckelia pumila isolate YLH828 chromosome 1, ASM3356847v2, whole genome shotgun sequence DNA:
- the LOC140876141 gene encoding small ribosomal subunit protein mS33-like: MGLGGSLGSLKNVLADAALKGVTEARARIFGHILNPTGQRSPHKILRKKLIGEKVASWYPYDIKKDDPLIIGRQEQERLNKLEMLKRRGKGPPKKGHGKRAKKSNK; the protein is encoded by the exons ATGGGTTTGGGCGGAAGTTTGGGGAGTTTGAAGAATGTGCTGGCTGATGCAGCTTTGAAAGGAGTCACAGAGGCTAGGGCCAGGATTTTCGGTCACATTCTCAATCCAACGGGGCAAAGGTCTCCCCATAAGATTCTGCGCAAGAAGCTGATCGGCGAGAAAGTCGCTTCCTGGTACCCTTACGATATCAAGAAGGATGATCCCCTCATCATAGGACGTCAAGAACAAGA GCGCTTAAACAAACTTGAAATGTTGAAGCGTCGGGGGAAGGGACCGCCAAAGAAAGGCCATGGAAAGCGTGCTAAGAAGAGCAACAAATAG
- the LOC140881811 gene encoding alcohol dehydrogenase class-3 has product MATQGQVITCKAAVAWEPNKPLVIEEVQVAPPQAGEVRVKILFTALCHTDAYTWGGKDPEGLFPCILGHEAAGIVESVGEGVTEVQPGDHVIPCYQAECKECKFCKSGKTNLCGKVRLATGVGVMLNDRQSRFSINGKPIYHFMGTSTFSQYTVVHDVSVAKIDPAAPLDKVCLLGCGVPTGLGAVWNTAKVEAGSIVAIFGLGTVGLAVAEGAKTAGASRIIGIDIDVKKFDIAKNFGVTEFINPKDHEKPIQQVIVDLTDGGVDYSFECIGNVSVMRAALECCHKGWGTSVIVGVAASGQEISTRPFQLVTGRVWKGTAFGGFKSRSQVPWLVDKYMKKEIKVDEYISHNLTLEDINKAFDLMHDGVCLRVVLNVQT; this is encoded by the exons ATGGCCACTCAAGGTCAAGTGATTACTTGCAAAG CGGCGGTGGCCTGGGAACCCAACAAGCCTCTGGTAATAGAGGAGGTACAGGTGGCTCCGCCGCAGGCCGGAGAGGTGAGAGTGAAGATACTCTTCACTGCTCTCTGCCACACCGATGCCTACACCTGGGGCGGCAAG GATCCTGAAGGTCTGTTCCCTTGTATTCTTGGTCATGAGGCTGCAGG GATAGTTGAAAGTGTTGGAGAAGGTGTTACTGAAGTTCAACCAGGAGACCATGTCATCCCTTGTTACCAGGCAGAGTGCAAGGAATGCAAGTTTTGCAAATCTGGGAAGACCAATCTCTGCGGAAAAGTAAGGTTAGCTACCGGAGTTGGAGTTATGCTGAATGACCGCCAGAGTCGTTTCTCAATCAATGGAAAACCAATATATCATTTCATGGGAACATCGACTTTTAGCCAGTACACTGTTGTGCATGATGTTAGTGTTGCAAAGATTGATCCTGCAGCACCCCTAGACAAAGTATGTCTGCTTGGTTGTGGTGTTCCAACAG GTCTTGGAGCGGTTTGGAATACAGCTAAAGTGGAAGCAGGTTCCATCGTTGCTATTTTTGGACTTGGCACTGTTGGGCTTGCT GTGGCGGAGGGTGCCAAAACTGCTGGCGCTTCACGAATTATTGGAATAGATATCGACGTTAAAAAGTTCGACATAG CAAAGAATTTTGGGGTAACTGAATTTATCAACCCAAAAGACCACGAGAAACCAATACAACAGGTCATCGTGGATCTAACAGATGGAGGAGTTGATTACAGCTTTGAATGCATTGGAAATGTCTCTGTAATGCGGGCTGCGTTGGAGTGCTGCCATAAG GGGTGGGGAACATCAGTTATTGTGGGAGTTGCAGCCTCTGGTCAAGAAATCTCTACACGTCCGTTTCAGCTGGTGACAGGACGCGTATGGAAGGGCACAGCTTTTGGCGGCTTCAAGAGCCGTTCGCAAGTACCCTGGCTTGTTGACAAGTACATGAAGAAA GAAATCAAGGTTGATGAGTACATCAGTCACAATCTGACTCTTGAGGACATAAATAAGGCGTTTGATCTGATGCATGATGGCGTCTGCCTCCGTGTTGTGCTCAACGTGCAGACATAG
- the LOC140873944 gene encoding uncharacterized protein, whose amino-acid sequence MTPRRDSHAPLPPPPPPPPPVDVGAQVLAGLARILEQHAEAPRARPSAIYEQFRKMDPKDFFWHYGSDGSGAEVRAQLKKEFMSLRQGDLSVFNFVRKFESGCHFMPLIENGEAEKLQHFVSCLRPTIRRDVMMAEPVDYADAIRKALRSEQSLKDISVEVHSKKTFTHQGHQQQQGKRPFTGPQRQHGPFRPQGHLAHRPQGHHAQRPQGHQAQRPAPPKTGEKPFCPDCKRAHNGQCLAGAGVCYRCKKLGHVVLDCPLRKMPTQGRVFVMHAEEADPDTTLITGRILVAGVATRDLLDAGATHSFISEAFTRKRGIECEELFGGFTVTIPSGEELSTKNIVKNLELLFQGQSVSADLIVLPMPEFDMILGMDLMTKNVVVIDFQQRSVMVRPEGEEPFWFEATRSSRRTQIISFMQAKQLVHDGCEAFLANISLTEFPARPDISDVDVVKDFEDVFPGDVAGISPDREVEFSIDLDREEHLRYLRIVLEVLRDRRMFVKFDKCEFWLERVAFLGHIISKSGVEVDPSKVQAVKEWSVPRNASKIRSFLGLADYYRRFIKGFSSIVVPLTTLTKKNAKFIWKP is encoded by the exons ATGACACCTCGACGTGATTCCCATGCACCTCTGCCACCACCTCCTCCGCCCCCTCCACCAGTTGATGTTGGGGCTCAGGTGCTAGCTGGCCTGGCTCGTATCTTAGAGCAGCATGCCGAGGCCCCAAGGGCTAGACCTAGTGCAATCTATGAACAGTTCAGGAAGATGGATCCTAAGGACTTTTTTTGGCACTACGGATCCGATGGTAGCGGAG CTGAGGTGAGAGCGCAGTTGAAGaaagagttcatgagtctccggcagggagaTCTGTCTGTATTCAATTTTGTGCGCAAATTCGAGAGCGGCTGCCACTTTATGCCATTGATAGAGAATGGTGAGGCGGAGAAGTTGCAGCATTTTGTTTCTTGTCTGAGGCCTACTATTCGTAGGGATGTGATGATGGCTGAGCCCGTGGACTATGCAGATGCTATCAGGAAGGCTTTACGGTCCGAGCAGTCCTTGAAAGACATTAGTGTTGAGGTTCATAGCAAGAAGACCTTCACTCATCAGGGTCACCAGCAGCAGCAGGGCAAGAGGCCATTTACTGGGCCACAGAGACAGCATGGGCCGTTCAGACCTCAGGGGCATCTGGCCCATAGGCCCCAGGGGCATCATGCTCAGAGACCTCAGGGGCACCAAGCCCAGAGACCCGCTCCTCCCAAGACTGGGGAGAAGCCTTTTTGCCCGGATTGCAAGCGTGCCCATAATGGGCAGTGTCTGGCAGGTGCCGGAGTCTGTTATCGGTGCAAGAAGCTAGGACACGTGGTTTTAGATTGTCCTTTGCGCAAGATGCCGACTCAGGGGAGAGTCTTTGTGATGCATGCCGAGGAGGCTGATCCTGATACCACGCTCATCACAG GTAGAATTTTAGTAGCCGGTGTGGCCACTAGAGACTTGTTAGACGCGGGGGCTACACATTCTTTTATTTCGGAGGCTTTTACCCGCAAGCGGGGTATTGAGTGTGAAGAGCTGTTTGGTGGATTTACAGTGACCATCCCATCAGGGGAAGAGCTTTCCACGAAGAATATAGTGAAGAATCTTGAGCTCTTGTTTCAGGGGCAATCAGTGAGTGCAGATCTGATAGTGTTGCCTATGCCTGAGTTCGACATGATACTTGGGATGGACTTGATGACAAAGAATGTTGTGGTGATTGACTTCCAGCAGCGATCAGTGATGGTCAGACCGGAGGGAgaagaaccattttggtttgagGCTACTAGGAGTTCGAGGAGGACTCAGATTATATCTTTCATGCAAGCTAAGCAGTTGGTGCATGATGGATGTGAGGCATTCTTAGCCAATATATCTTTGACAGAGTTTCCAGCACGTCCAGATATTTCAGATGTGGACGTTGTCAAagattttgaggatgtgtttcCAGGCGATGTTGCGGGTATTTCGCCTGATAGAGAAGTTGAATTCTCCATTGACTTG GATAGAGAGGAGCATTTGCGatatttgaggattgttttagaGGTGCTCCGAGACCGGAGGATGTTTGTCAAGTTCgacaaatgtgagttttggttggagagaGTAGCATTCTTGGGCCATATTATTTCCAAGAGTGGAGTGGAAGTGGATccttcaaaggttcaagcagtgaaggagtggtctgTACCTAGAAACGCATCGAAGATTCGCAGCTTTCTCGGATTGGCCGATTACTATAGGAGGTTTATCAAGGGCTTTTCCTCAATTGTTGTGCCCTTGACAacattgaccaagaagaatgccaaGTTTATTTGGAAACCATAG
- the LOC140881818 gene encoding uncharacterized protein, whose translation MSVEEKDRTKSMDPTKSVDWKVIEEPVSSDPNPSSEPVVKKRLSKRIRQIPDYYFLPRRSIPYNLAFYGAWIAGGIGAGMVIETWINKKVKEDGGVIWEFDK comes from the exons ATGAGCGTGGAAGAGAAAGACCGGACAAAATCAATGGATCCCACAAAATCAGTGGATTGGAAAGTTATTGAAGAGCCAGTAAGCAGTGATCCCAATCCCAGTTCTGAACCAGTTGTAAAGAAGCGACTCTCTAAAAGAATTAGGCAAATCCCAGATTATTATTTCCTTCCTCGAAGATCTATACCGTATAACCTGGCATTTTATGGGGCATGGATAGCTGGTGGAATTGGTGCTGGCATGGTGATAGAAACCTGGATAAACAAGAAGGTCAAAG AGGATGGAGGGGTCATCTGGGAGTTCGACAAATGA